A portion of the Achromobacter sp. MFA1 R4 genome contains these proteins:
- a CDS encoding NirD/YgiW/YdeI family stress tolerance protein, whose amino-acid sequence MYARLISAMVLSVAFSASALAQFSGPSKSGSHTTVTQAAGNLRVGTYVTLTGNVIEHLREEYFTFRDKSGSMRVEIPDRVFRGQRVEPSTTVRITGEIDVGRAGRYVYVNALEVVSP is encoded by the coding sequence ATGTACGCCAGGCTTATTTCCGCGATGGTCTTGTCGGTCGCATTTTCGGCGTCCGCGCTTGCACAGTTTTCAGGGCCCAGCAAATCCGGGTCCCATACCACGGTGACGCAAGCCGCCGGCAATCTGCGTGTGGGCACGTATGTCACGTTGACCGGAAACGTTATCGAACACTTGCGCGAGGAGTACTTCACCTTTCGCGATAAAAGCGGCAGCATGCGCGTCGAGATTCCGGACCGGGTCTTCCGGGGCCAGCGCGTGGAACCCAGCACCACCGTTCGTATTACCGGCGAGATCGACGTGGGTCGCGCCGGCCGCTACGTCTACGTCAACGCGCTGGAGGTGGTTTCACCCTAG
- a CDS encoding IclR family transcriptional regulator: MPRKAATESLADRDAAEGGVAAVDRALSLMSVFGEGDASLSLIELAERTQLYKSTVLRLLASLMHAGWVQRLEDGRFALGPEIARLHGLYAASFSLERIVMPVLRDLVAATGESAAYHVRQGDARLCLYRVDSPHPVRDHIRAGDLLPLDRGTGGRVLTAFDPVLGVAPGGDQALYARIRADGYIVAVGDRLAEVAGISAPVFLADGSVAAAVTLTAPVHRHRHAHLEAVLQAARRLSGKVG; encoded by the coding sequence ATGCCGCGTAAAGCCGCGACGGAATCATTGGCCGACCGCGATGCCGCAGAGGGCGGCGTGGCCGCGGTGGATCGGGCGTTGAGCCTGATGTCGGTGTTTGGCGAGGGGGACGCCTCGCTTTCCCTGATTGAGCTTGCCGAGCGCACCCAGTTGTACAAAAGCACGGTGCTGCGGCTGCTGGCGTCATTGATGCATGCTGGCTGGGTGCAGCGGCTCGAGGACGGCCGCTTTGCGCTGGGCCCCGAGATCGCGCGCCTGCACGGGCTATACGCCGCGTCTTTCTCTCTGGAGCGCATCGTGATGCCGGTGCTGCGCGACCTGGTTGCGGCAACCGGCGAAAGCGCCGCCTATCACGTGCGCCAGGGCGATGCGCGGCTATGCCTGTACCGCGTGGATTCTCCGCACCCGGTGCGCGACCACATCCGCGCCGGCGACCTGCTGCCACTGGACCGGGGAACGGGGGGGCGGGTGCTGACCGCGTTCGACCCGGTGCTGGGTGTCGCCCCGGGGGGCGACCAGGCCTTGTACGCCCGTATCCGCGCCGATGGCTACATCGTCGCCGTCGGGGATCGCCTGGCGGAAGTGGCGGGCATTTCCGCGCCGGTATTCCTGGCGGATGGGAGCGTCGCCGCTGCGGTGACGCTGACCGCGCCGGTGCATCGGCATCGGCATGCGCACCTTGAGGCGGTCTTGCAGGCGGCGAGACGCCTAAGCGGTAAAGTGGGGTGA
- a CDS encoding hydroxymethylglutaryl-CoA lyase codes for MPPRPFVLISEVGPRDGLQSVKATMPTEAKCRWIDALVAAGVREIEVASFVPPRLLPQMADAADVVRHALTHPGLTVMALVPNLRGAQAALNAGVHKLTMPVSASRAHSLANVRKTPEEMVEEVRAIARLRDEMAPSVKLEAGISTAFGCTLQGDVAEDDVIRLAVQCIAAGADESGLSDTVGYANPAQVRQRFRRLREELGEHAGAAHLHNTRGLGLANCLAAYDEGVRTFDSSLGGLGGCPYAPGASGNVVTEDLVFMFEAMAIDTGIDLKALFAARAPLAAGLPGEPLYGMTPDAGLPRNFAPAH; via the coding sequence ATGCCACCCCGCCCTTTCGTTCTCATCAGTGAAGTGGGTCCGCGCGACGGTCTGCAGTCGGTCAAGGCCACGATGCCGACCGAGGCGAAGTGCCGCTGGATCGACGCGCTGGTGGCCGCGGGCGTGCGCGAAATCGAAGTGGCCTCGTTCGTGCCGCCCAGACTGTTGCCGCAGATGGCGGACGCCGCCGACGTCGTGCGCCATGCCTTGACCCATCCCGGCCTGACTGTCATGGCCCTGGTGCCCAACCTGCGCGGCGCCCAGGCCGCATTGAACGCGGGCGTGCACAAGCTGACCATGCCCGTGTCCGCCAGCCGCGCCCATTCGCTCGCGAACGTGCGCAAGACGCCGGAAGAGATGGTCGAGGAAGTCCGCGCCATCGCCCGGCTGCGCGACGAGATGGCGCCGAGCGTCAAACTGGAGGCGGGCATTTCGACCGCCTTCGGCTGCACGCTGCAGGGTGACGTTGCCGAGGACGACGTGATCCGCCTGGCGGTGCAATGCATCGCCGCCGGCGCCGATGAGTCCGGCCTGTCCGATACGGTGGGTTACGCCAACCCCGCCCAGGTGCGCCAGCGCTTTCGCCGCCTGCGCGAGGAATTGGGCGAGCACGCCGGCGCGGCCCATCTGCACAACACGCGAGGACTGGGACTGGCCAATTGCCTGGCGGCTTACGACGAAGGCGTGCGCACTTTCGACAGTTCGCTGGGCGGGCTGGGCGGATGCCCTTACGCGCCCGGCGCTTCGGGCAACGTGGTCACCGAAGACCTCGTCTTCATGTTCGAGGCCATGGCCATCGACACCGGCATCGACCTGAAGGCCCTGTTTGCCGCGCGAGCGCCGCTGGCGGCCGGCCTGCCCGGCGAACCGCTCTACGGCATGACGCCGGACGCGGGCCTGCCCCGGAATTTCGCGCCCGCGCACTGA
- a CDS encoding CaiB/BaiF CoA-transferase family protein → MTSHTPTRLPYEGVRVIEFTHMVMGPTCGMILGDLGAEVIKVEPPGGDSTRRLLGSGAGFFPMFNRNKKSIVLDLKHAEGREAARRLIASADIVSENFKPGVMAKLGLDYASLRQEHPRLIYVSHKGFLPGPYEQRTALDEVVQMMGGLAYMTGRAGDPLRAGSSVNDIMGGMFGAIGAMAALARRESTGTGGEVQASLFENNVFLVGQHMMQYAMTGRAPAPMPSRISAWAVYDVFTVKNGEQIFLAVVSDKQWTIYCDALGLSDLHGDPRLQTNNDRVQARDWLMPILRSRMAEYSAASLAEVFEREGLPYAPITKPEDLFDDPHLASTGGLAPISLGDGRTSKVPLAPFTLDGEQPGIRLQPPAAGQHTDALLMGVGYSEQEIEALKAQHIAQGD, encoded by the coding sequence ATGACCAGCCACACACCCACCCGCCTGCCCTACGAGGGCGTGCGCGTCATCGAATTCACCCACATGGTGATGGGGCCGACCTGCGGCATGATCCTGGGCGACCTGGGCGCCGAAGTGATCAAGGTGGAACCCCCTGGCGGCGACAGCACGCGGCGGCTGCTCGGTTCCGGCGCAGGCTTCTTCCCCATGTTCAACCGGAACAAGAAGAGCATCGTCCTGGACCTCAAGCACGCCGAAGGCCGCGAGGCGGCCAGGCGCCTGATCGCGTCGGCCGACATCGTCAGCGAAAACTTCAAGCCTGGCGTCATGGCCAAGCTGGGCCTGGACTACGCCTCGCTGCGGCAGGAGCATCCCCGCCTCATCTACGTCAGCCACAAAGGCTTCCTGCCCGGCCCCTACGAACAGCGCACCGCCCTGGACGAAGTGGTGCAGATGATGGGCGGCCTGGCCTACATGACGGGACGCGCCGGCGATCCCCTGCGCGCTGGCTCCAGCGTCAACGACATCATGGGCGGCATGTTCGGCGCCATCGGCGCGATGGCCGCGCTGGCCCGGCGCGAAAGCACCGGCACGGGCGGCGAGGTGCAGGCGTCGCTCTTCGAGAACAACGTCTTCCTGGTCGGCCAGCACATGATGCAGTACGCAATGACGGGCCGCGCCCCTGCCCCCATGCCCAGCCGCATTTCCGCGTGGGCGGTCTACGACGTCTTTACCGTGAAGAACGGAGAGCAGATCTTCCTGGCCGTAGTGAGCGACAAGCAGTGGACGATCTATTGCGACGCCCTGGGCCTGTCGGATCTGCACGGCGATCCGCGCCTGCAAACCAACAATGACCGCGTGCAGGCGCGCGACTGGCTCATGCCGATCCTGCGCAGCCGCATGGCCGAATACAGCGCCGCATCGCTGGCCGAAGTGTTCGAACGCGAGGGGCTGCCCTATGCCCCCATCACGAAGCCTGAAGACCTGTTCGACGATCCCCATCTGGCGAGCACCGGCGGCCTGGCGCCGATCTCGCTGGGCGACGGGCGCACGTCCAAAGTACCGCTGGCGCCCTTCACGCTCGATGGAGAGCAGCCCGGCATCCGGCTCCAGCCGCCCGCGGCCGGCCAACACACCGACGCGCTGCTGATGGGCGTCGGCTACAGCGAACAAGAGATAGAGGCCCTGAAAGCCCAACACATAGCCCAAGGAGACTGA
- a CDS encoding tripartite tricarboxylate transporter substrate binding protein codes for MFTLTRRAFVGAALCAAALPLRAANAYPNGRPVRLIVPYTPGGGTDTVARAIAAKTTSVAGWSVVVENRPGASGNIGLDLVAKSKPDGLTLALGQTANLAINPALMPNVPFDPAKDFSPVVLVASLPVMLVVKADARWKTLADLVRDAKAAPGELKQALAGSGTVGHMAGELLAYQAGFKVLNVPYRGAAPALNDLLGGNTDYMFATPQAAQEMLKGKLLRPLAVTAPARLPILPDVPTVAESGYDGFAAVDWKAVVAPAGTPPAVIDSINAALVKVLADPATVAMFTAEGSTTLGGAPDAAVRYIQEEQQKWARLIREAGIQTAT; via the coding sequence ATGTTCACCCTCACCCGCCGCGCATTCGTCGGCGCCGCGCTGTGCGCGGCGGCCTTGCCCCTGCGCGCCGCCAATGCCTATCCCAATGGTCGCCCGGTGCGGCTCATCGTTCCCTACACGCCCGGTGGCGGCACCGACACGGTCGCGCGCGCCATCGCCGCCAAGACCACTTCGGTGGCAGGCTGGTCGGTCGTGGTCGAAAACCGCCCCGGCGCCAGCGGCAATATCGGCCTGGATCTGGTCGCCAAGTCCAAGCCGGACGGCCTGACGCTGGCCCTGGGCCAGACCGCGAACCTGGCCATCAACCCCGCGCTGATGCCGAACGTGCCGTTCGACCCCGCCAAGGATTTTTCGCCCGTGGTCCTGGTGGCCTCGCTGCCGGTCATGCTGGTCGTCAAGGCGGATGCGCGGTGGAAGACGCTGGCCGACCTGGTGCGCGATGCCAAGGCTGCGCCCGGCGAGCTCAAGCAGGCCCTGGCGGGCTCGGGAACCGTGGGCCATATGGCAGGCGAACTGCTTGCCTACCAGGCCGGTTTCAAGGTGCTCAATGTGCCGTATCGCGGGGCGGCGCCTGCCCTGAACGATCTGCTCGGCGGCAACACCGACTACATGTTCGCCACGCCCCAGGCCGCCCAGGAAATGCTCAAGGGCAAACTGCTGCGCCCGCTGGCCGTCACCGCGCCGGCGCGGCTGCCGATCCTGCCCGACGTGCCCACAGTGGCCGAGTCCGGCTATGACGGCTTTGCCGCCGTGGACTGGAAGGCGGTGGTCGCGCCCGCGGGCACGCCCCCCGCCGTCATCGACAGCATCAATGCCGCGCTGGTCAAGGTGCTGGCGGACCCGGCCACCGTGGCGATGTTCACGGCCGAAGGCAGCACGACGCTCGGCGGCGCGCCCGATGCGGCCGTGCGCTATATCCAGGAAGAACAGCAGAAATGGGCGCGGCTGATTCGCGAGGCCGGCATCCAGACGGCCACCTGA
- a CDS encoding tripartite tricarboxylate transporter substrate binding protein — MHAKQNRRGGRALQLLARLALAASAAAPLCATAADWPTKPVRLVVPYSPGGTTDYAGRQVAQRLSELTGKTFIVDNKTGASGTIGTLDVARSPADGSTFLVTDTTYTMLPLLFAKLPWDHRSDLVHVAEIIETPLVLIVPATSPFKTLDALIRHAQANPGKLNFGSGGQASSTHLAAEVFKNEAKVALTHIPYRGAGAALADVMAGQIDVLITAAPTAIPPVQGGRVRALAVSGESRLDALPEVPTFAQAGLPSYQVLNWFGLAAPKGTPDAIVQEMNRLVGQVMNDPAMRNQMNAQGARHRDMTAAQFGEYVNQQVTLWADVGKRVNIKPE; from the coding sequence ATGCACGCAAAGCAAAACCGGCGCGGCGGCCGCGCCCTCCAACTGCTCGCCCGCCTGGCCCTGGCGGCCAGCGCCGCGGCGCCCCTGTGCGCCACCGCAGCCGACTGGCCAACAAAGCCGGTCAGACTGGTGGTGCCCTATTCCCCCGGCGGAACGACCGACTACGCGGGACGCCAGGTCGCGCAGCGGCTGTCCGAACTGACCGGCAAGACATTCATCGTCGACAACAAGACGGGCGCATCCGGCACGATCGGCACCCTGGATGTGGCGCGTTCGCCGGCCGACGGCAGCACCTTCCTGGTGACCGACACGACCTACACCATGCTGCCGTTGCTGTTCGCCAAGCTGCCCTGGGATCACCGCAGCGACCTGGTGCACGTGGCGGAGATCATCGAAACGCCGCTGGTGCTGATCGTGCCGGCGACGTCGCCCTTCAAGACCCTGGATGCGCTGATCCGCCACGCCCAGGCCAACCCGGGCAAGCTCAACTTTGGCTCGGGCGGACAGGCCAGTTCCACCCACCTGGCCGCCGAGGTTTTCAAGAACGAAGCCAAGGTCGCACTCACCCATATCCCCTACCGCGGCGCGGGCGCGGCATTGGCGGACGTCATGGCTGGGCAGATCGACGTGCTGATCACGGCCGCGCCCACCGCCATTCCCCCCGTGCAGGGCGGACGCGTGCGCGCGCTGGCTGTCAGCGGCGAAAGCCGCCTGGACGCCCTGCCAGAGGTGCCCACATTCGCGCAGGCCGGCCTGCCGTCCTACCAGGTGCTGAACTGGTTCGGGCTGGCTGCGCCGAAAGGCACGCCCGATGCCATCGTGCAGGAAATGAACCGGCTGGTGGGCCAGGTCATGAACGACCCCGCCATGCGCAATCAGATGAACGCACAGGGCGCGCGCCATCGCGACATGACCGCCGCGCAGTTCGGCGAGTACGTCAACCAGCAAGTCACGCTCTGGGCCGACGTGGGCAAGCGCGTGAACATCAAGCCCGAGTGA
- a CDS encoding SMP-30/gluconolactonase/LRE family protein, producing MWNMSFTPPAIIEATELSRLPDTLRLPRASAWAAANKPGHVVDSFLEGPVFDAQGRIYVTDIPHGRILCLDGGGDWHVVAQTGGWPNGLARHTDGSLWIADYRLGILRCEPDSGRIDTVLGHRNSESFKGVNDLVFDKAGRLYFTDQGQTGLHDPSGRVYRYDCANGRLDLLVANAPSPNGIALDEQAGVLYVAVTRANQVWRAPLLGDGSLSKMGAFQTFFGSSGPDGLALAPRSGLLVAHASLGGAFLLDARGNITHFLRSPGGQTVTNIAVTPDASAVLMTESASGTLLQAQLPQP from the coding sequence ATGTGGAACATGAGCTTCACTCCGCCCGCCATCATCGAGGCCACCGAGCTTTCGCGCCTGCCGGACACGCTGCGCCTGCCCAGGGCGAGCGCCTGGGCAGCGGCGAACAAGCCCGGCCACGTCGTCGACAGCTTCCTGGAAGGCCCCGTATTCGACGCGCAAGGTCGGATATACGTGACCGACATACCGCACGGCCGCATCCTCTGCCTGGACGGCGGCGGCGACTGGCACGTGGTCGCGCAGACCGGCGGCTGGCCCAACGGCCTGGCGCGGCACACCGACGGCAGCCTCTGGATCGCGGACTACCGTCTGGGCATCCTGCGGTGCGAACCGGACAGCGGCAGGATCGATACGGTGCTTGGCCACCGCAACAGCGAGTCGTTCAAGGGCGTGAACGATCTCGTGTTCGACAAGGCCGGCCGCCTGTACTTCACCGACCAGGGGCAGACCGGACTGCACGATCCCAGCGGCCGCGTCTACCGCTACGATTGCGCCAACGGCCGCCTTGACCTGCTGGTCGCCAACGCCCCCAGCCCCAATGGCATCGCCCTGGACGAGCAGGCCGGCGTTCTTTACGTGGCGGTGACACGCGCCAACCAGGTGTGGCGCGCGCCTTTGCTCGGCGACGGGTCCCTCAGCAAAATGGGCGCCTTCCAGACCTTCTTTGGCAGCAGCGGCCCGGACGGACTGGCGCTTGCTCCGCGAAGCGGCCTGCTGGTTGCGCATGCCAGCCTGGGCGGCGCCTTCCTGCTGGACGCGCGCGGGAACATTACGCATTTCCTGCGCAGCCCCGGCGGCCAGACGGTCACCAACATCGCGGTCACGCCCGACGCAAGCGCCGTCTTGATGACCGAATCCGCCTCGGGCACGCTGCTGCAGGCGCAATTGCCGCAACCATGA
- a CDS encoding MFS transporter: MPQPDSFNLKQIAVPAFGPSLLYGISNGAILPVIALTARDQGASVAAAGLIAALIGIGSLLSNIPSALITERFGEKHAMAGAALLSVAGLLLVIGVPNLWVLALAMLMQGCAQSVFQLARQSYMIEVVPIAYRARALSTLGGTTRIGTFIGPFAGAALIHFIGLDGAYWIAVCAMLGAGFIAIKAPDIEPVHGKSVGAPRARIGEVARDHRSVYATLGVGVMLISALRASRQVVIPLWADHLGLDATTTSLVYGLVAAVDMSVFYPAGKVMDQRGRLWVALPCTLLMGLSLMAIPLTAGVTSFILVSVLLGFGNGIGSGIVMTLGADAAPPGARTQFLGIWRFMSDLGASGGPVALSVLTALLSLGGASFGVGTLGLVAAGVFWRWLPRRAQA, translated from the coding sequence ATGCCGCAACCCGATTCGTTCAATCTGAAGCAGATCGCCGTGCCGGCGTTCGGCCCGTCGCTGCTCTATGGCATCAGCAATGGCGCCATCCTGCCCGTGATCGCGCTCACCGCGCGTGACCAAGGGGCGTCGGTGGCGGCTGCCGGGCTGATCGCCGCCCTCATCGGAATCGGCTCGCTGCTCTCCAACATTCCCTCCGCGCTGATCACCGAGCGCTTTGGCGAAAAGCACGCCATGGCCGGCGCGGCGCTGTTGAGCGTAGCTGGCCTGTTGCTCGTGATCGGCGTGCCCAATCTCTGGGTGCTGGCCCTGGCCATGCTGATGCAGGGGTGCGCGCAGTCGGTGTTCCAGCTGGCCCGCCAGAGCTACATGATCGAGGTCGTACCGATAGCGTACCGGGCGCGCGCCCTGTCCACGCTTGGCGGCACGACGCGGATCGGGACCTTCATCGGCCCCTTCGCGGGCGCGGCGCTGATCCATTTCATCGGGCTCGACGGCGCTTATTGGATTGCCGTCTGCGCCATGCTCGGCGCGGGTTTCATCGCCATCAAGGCGCCCGACATCGAGCCTGTGCACGGCAAGTCCGTGGGCGCGCCGCGCGCCCGCATCGGCGAGGTCGCGCGCGACCACCGCAGCGTGTACGCCACGCTGGGCGTGGGCGTGATGCTGATCAGCGCGCTGCGCGCATCGCGCCAGGTGGTGATCCCGCTGTGGGCCGACCATCTGGGCCTGGACGCCACTACCACTTCGCTGGTCTACGGGCTGGTCGCCGCGGTCGACATGTCGGTGTTCTATCCGGCGGGCAAGGTGATGGACCAGCGCGGCCGCCTGTGGGTGGCGCTGCCGTGCACGCTGCTGATGGGATTGAGCCTGATGGCGATCCCGCTGACCGCAGGCGTCACGAGCTTCATCCTGGTTTCGGTACTGCTGGGTTTCGGCAACGGGATCGGATCGGGCATCGTCATGACGCTGGGCGCCGACGCCGCCCCGCCGGGCGCGCGCACGCAGTTCCTCGGCATCTGGCGCTTCATGTCCGATCTCGGAGCGAGCGGCGGGCCGGTGGCGTTGTCGGTGCTGACCGCGCTGCTGTCGCTGGGCGGCGCGTCGTTCGGCGTCGGCACCCTGGGCCTGGTGGCGGCCGGCGTGTTCTGGCGCTGGCTGCCGCGCCGCGCGCAGGCTTGA
- a CDS encoding IclR family transcriptional regulator, with the protein MKGDQDREFTSTLAHGIDILACFRADRPVLANKDFAQQTGLSRSAVARLTHTLVELGFLQREGEPARYRLGASVLALSYPLLASMQIRQLARPLMKQLADHARGAVSLVVRDRLQMVYVETARSNEALQTRPDIGASLPLLSSAAGKAWLARAPDDERAAVLNQLRVADPRHYEAHFPNLAAARRDLERKGYCGNNLEWRPDAYGFAAPLGRPYQSLLYVFNCGVPTQDGPYRERAADIGPRLVALARETERLLGVG; encoded by the coding sequence ATGAAGGGTGACCAGGACCGCGAGTTCACCAGCACGCTGGCGCACGGCATTGATATCCTGGCGTGCTTTCGTGCCGACCGGCCGGTGCTGGCCAACAAGGATTTCGCGCAGCAGACCGGCCTGTCGCGCAGCGCCGTGGCGCGCCTGACGCACACGCTGGTGGAATTGGGCTTTCTACAGCGCGAAGGCGAGCCGGCGCGTTACCGGCTGGGGGCGTCGGTGCTGGCGTTGAGCTATCCCTTGCTTGCCAGCATGCAGATCCGGCAACTGGCGCGGCCCTTGATGAAGCAGCTTGCCGACCATGCGCGCGGCGCCGTGTCGCTGGTGGTGCGCGACCGCCTGCAGATGGTGTACGTGGAAACCGCCCGCTCCAATGAGGCCCTGCAGACGCGGCCCGACATCGGCGCTTCGCTGCCGCTGCTGTCCAGCGCCGCCGGCAAGGCATGGCTGGCGCGGGCGCCGGACGATGAGCGGGCCGCCGTGCTGAACCAGTTGCGGGTGGCCGACCCCCGGCATTACGAGGCCCACTTTCCCAATCTGGCGGCTGCGCGCCGCGACCTGGAACGCAAGGGTTATTGCGGCAACAACCTGGAGTGGCGTCCGGACGCCTACGGGTTTGCCGCGCCGTTGGGGCGGCCCTATCAGTCCCTGTTGTACGTGTTCAATTGCGGCGTGCCAACGCAGGACGGGCCTTATCGAGAGCGCGCCGCCGACATCGGACCTCGTCTGGTCGCGCTTGCGCGCGAGACGGAAAGGCTGCTGGGCGTGGGCTGA
- a CDS encoding IclR family transcriptional regulator, with protein sequence MTTRPGERHADPAFATTLAHGLSVLQAFRHGEPALSNRELADRTGLSKATISRLTTTLMQRGLLRYDAGLRRYRLGTAVLSLSYPLLASIKIRQLARPLMKRLADAAGGSASLGMHHGLHMVYVETCRGHDAVSFRPDIGALLPLLPSAMGRAWLAQAPADEAEPVLAALRRQDPAIWRRHAPDLEQARRDYAEHGYCVGQGDWHSDVHAVAVPMRTRVDGQALVFNCGVPVTRLRPGDLRGRIAPRLLTLVARVEKMGERQHEG encoded by the coding sequence ATGACCACCCGCCCGGGCGAACGCCATGCCGACCCCGCCTTCGCCACCACGCTGGCGCATGGCCTGTCGGTGCTGCAGGCGTTCCGGCATGGCGAACCGGCGCTCAGCAACCGCGAACTGGCGGACCGCACGGGCCTGTCCAAAGCGACGATTTCGCGCCTGACCACCACGCTGATGCAACGGGGCCTCTTGCGCTATGACGCAGGTTTGCGACGCTATCGGCTGGGAACCGCGGTGCTGTCGCTGAGCTATCCGCTGTTGGCCAGCATCAAAATCCGCCAATTGGCGCGCCCGTTGATGAAGCGGCTGGCGGACGCGGCGGGCGGCTCGGCTTCGCTGGGCATGCATCACGGCCTGCACATGGTGTACGTGGAAACCTGCCGTGGGCATGACGCGGTGTCGTTTCGCCCGGATATCGGGGCCTTGCTGCCGCTGCTGCCCTCGGCGATGGGGCGCGCGTGGCTGGCGCAGGCGCCGGCAGACGAGGCCGAGCCCGTGCTGGCCGCGCTGCGGCGGCAGGACCCGGCCATCTGGCGGCGCCATGCGCCGGATCTGGAGCAGGCGCGGCGCGACTACGCCGAGCACGGATATTGCGTGGGGCAGGGCGATTGGCATTCGGACGTGCATGCGGTCGCGGTGCCGATGCGGACACGGGTCGATGGCCAGGCGCTGGTGTTCAATTGCGGGGTGCCTGTGACGCGGCTGCGGCCGGGCGACCTGCGCGGCCGCATCGCGCCCCGCCTGCTGACGCTGGTGGCGCGCGTGGAAAAAATGGGGGAGCGCCAGCATGAAGGGTGA
- a CDS encoding acyl-CoA dehydrogenase family protein, with product MIRDPDGFPQFLESLRRYVREQLAPREAEVARLDEVPQDLVAGMAAQGLFGYSIPEQYGGAGMTTEELILAAMELSQCSVAFRARVGTNTGIGSEALVADGTEAQKARYLPRLASGELTGCFALTEPQAGSDATALRTTAVRDGDHYVLNGEKCFITNAPLAGLFTVMARTDPQAPGAKGITAFIVERGTPGLSTGQPYDKMGQAGSPVSAVHFQDCRVPAANIIGGQEGMGFKTAMKVLNKQRIHLAALCIGPAIRMLDDTLRFVAERQQFGKPLMDFQLIQAMLADCQTEIQAARALVLQTARERDAGVDVTLNASICKYFASEMCGRVADRCVQMHGGYGYIADYGIERFYRDVRLFRLYEGTSQIHQLTIARHTLTQAGYTPGR from the coding sequence ATGATCAGGGACCCTGACGGCTTCCCCCAATTCCTCGAATCGCTGCGCCGCTACGTGCGCGAACAACTGGCGCCGCGCGAGGCGGAGGTCGCCCGCCTGGACGAAGTGCCGCAGGACCTGGTGGCCGGCATGGCCGCGCAGGGCCTGTTCGGATACTCCATCCCCGAGCAATACGGCGGCGCGGGCATGACCACCGAAGAACTGATCCTGGCCGCCATGGAACTGTCCCAATGCTCGGTGGCGTTCCGCGCCCGCGTCGGCACCAACACCGGCATCGGCTCCGAGGCACTGGTGGCCGACGGCACCGAAGCGCAGAAAGCCCGCTACCTGCCGCGGCTGGCATCCGGCGAACTCACCGGCTGCTTCGCCCTGACCGAGCCGCAAGCGGGCTCCGATGCCACGGCGCTGCGGACCACCGCCGTGCGCGACGGCGACCACTACGTGCTGAACGGCGAAAAGTGCTTCATCACCAATGCGCCGCTGGCGGGCCTGTTCACCGTCATGGCCCGCACCGACCCGCAGGCGCCCGGCGCCAAGGGCATCACCGCCTTCATCGTGGAACGCGGCACGCCAGGCCTGTCCACCGGCCAGCCCTACGACAAGATGGGCCAGGCCGGCTCGCCCGTGTCCGCCGTGCACTTCCAGGATTGCCGCGTGCCGGCCGCCAACATCATCGGCGGCCAGGAAGGCATGGGCTTCAAGACCGCGATGAAGGTGCTGAACAAGCAGCGCATCCATCTGGCCGCGCTGTGCATCGGCCCGGCCATCCGCATGCTGGACGACACGCTGCGCTTCGTAGCCGAGCGCCAGCAATTCGGCAAGCCGCTGATGGATTTCCAGCTCATCCAGGCCATGCTGGCCGATTGCCAGACCGAGATCCAGGCCGCGCGCGCGCTGGTGCTGCAGACCGCCCGGGAACGCGACGCCGGCGTGGACGTGACGCTGAACGCCTCGATCTGCAAGTACTTCGCGTCGGAGATGTGCGGCCGCGTGGCCGACCGCTGCGTGCAGATGCATGGCGGCTATGGCTACATCGCCGATTACGGCATCGAGCGCTTCTACCGCGACGTGCGCCTGTTCCGGCTGTACGAAGGCACCAGCCAGATCCATCAACTGACCATCGCCCGCCACACGCTGACCCAGGCGGGTTACACGCCCGGCCGCTAA